One segment of Pseudodesulfovibrio sp. 5S69 DNA contains the following:
- the ispD gene encoding 2-C-methyl-D-erythritol 4-phosphate cytidylyltransferase, with product MNDIWAIILAAGSGTRLAEATGGERKQYLEYKSAPLFWHCARTFSRVADVRGLVFVFPPEDAPTMDKKLRQFFKTEDLGVQWTVVAGGERRQDSVRNGLTGLPRSCGRVLIHDSARPFFSARLVRDLLGALDSGARGVIPAVPVTDTVKRVSGNTVAETLNRAELAAVQTPQGFETALLREAHDRALAEGWEVTDDASMVERLAEVAIVPGEAANVKITLPEDLKRLREARTTVPCTGWGYDVHRFGGEHDRPLVLGGVPIPGGPSTVAHSDGDVLLHALADAILGTFGGGDIGTHFPDTDPNFDNADSGMLVREVLSMAERAETRIVHADLTVIAQVPRLAPHAAQIARNVSRLLGLEAHQVNFKATTEEKLGFTGEKKGIKAVACVTGLREM from the coding sequence ATGAACGACATTTGGGCCATCATCCTGGCCGCAGGCTCCGGGACCCGGCTGGCCGAGGCCACGGGCGGCGAGCGCAAGCAGTACCTTGAGTACAAATCCGCGCCGCTGTTCTGGCACTGCGCCCGGACCTTTTCCCGCGTGGCCGACGTGCGCGGCCTGGTCTTCGTCTTCCCGCCCGAGGACGCCCCGACCATGGACAAGAAGCTGCGCCAGTTCTTCAAGACCGAGGATCTCGGCGTGCAGTGGACCGTGGTCGCAGGCGGCGAGCGCCGACAGGACTCGGTGCGCAACGGCCTGACCGGCCTGCCCAGGTCGTGCGGCCGCGTCCTGATCCACGACTCGGCCCGGCCCTTTTTCTCGGCCCGACTGGTCCGCGACCTCCTCGGCGCGCTCGATTCCGGCGCACGCGGCGTGATCCCGGCCGTGCCCGTGACCGACACGGTCAAGCGGGTATCCGGCAACACGGTCGCCGAGACCCTGAACCGTGCCGAACTTGCGGCCGTGCAGACTCCGCAGGGGTTTGAGACCGCGCTGTTGCGCGAGGCCCACGACCGCGCCCTGGCCGAGGGCTGGGAGGTCACGGACGACGCCTCCATGGTCGAGCGGCTGGCCGAGGTCGCGATCGTTCCCGGCGAGGCGGCCAACGTCAAGATCACCCTGCCCGAAGACCTGAAGCGTCTCCGGGAGGCCCGCACCACCGTGCCGTGCACGGGCTGGGGTTACGACGTGCACCGCTTCGGCGGCGAGCACGACCGGCCCCTGGTCCTGGGCGGCGTGCCCATCCCCGGCGGCCCGTCCACCGTGGCCCACTCGGACGGCGACGTGCTCCTGCACGCCCTGGCCGACGCCATCCTCGGCACCTTCGGCGGCGGGGACATCGGCACCCATTTTCCGGACACGGACCCGAATTTCGACAACGCGGACAGCGGCATGCTCGTGCGCGAGGTCCTGTCCATGGCCGAGCGGGCCGAGACCCGCATCGTCCACGCGGACCTGACCGTCATCGCCCAGGTGCCGCGCCTGGCCCCCCACGCCGCGCAGATCGCCAGGAACGTGTCCCGGCTGCTCGGCCTGGAAGCGCATCAGGTCAACTTCAAGGCCACCACCGAGGAAAAGCTCGGCTTCACCGGCGAAAAGAAAGGCATCAAGGCCGTGGCCTGCGTCACCGGCCTGAGGGAGATGTGA